From a region of the Odoribacter splanchnicus DSM 20712 genome:
- a CDS encoding efflux transporter outer membrane subunit, translating to MKIQTIIYPLCMAALLGSCHIYKPYSRPEVDTQGLYRDPVSVNDTLVSDTVNMANLPWEKVFTDPQLQVLIRLGLERNTDLQTAMLQVKEAQASLMTSRLSYLPSLTLAPQGGVSSFDRMKGSWSWSLPVSASWELDLFGKILNTKRAAKAALLRSEAYRQAVQTQVVAAIANYYYTLLMLDKQLQITEETAVLWGENVETMKAMKEAAMVNEAGVVQSEANYYMVLASISDLKNQIRETENALSLLLRQAPQKIERGKLEDQQLPTILHTGVPVQLLSNRPDVKAAEMALAGTYYNANEARAAFYPSISISGTYGWTNQAGNTIINPGKMIASAIGSLTQPLFYRGANIARLKIAKAQQAEAMLSFEQAILNAGADVSDALSLYQSAEDKRIQRVKQINSLEKSVEYTQELLTLGTSNTNYLEVLTAQQSLLNAQLSGISDEFQRLQAVVNLYHALGGGTK from the coding sequence ATGAAAATACAAACGATTATATATCCTTTATGTATGGCAGCTCTACTGGGCAGCTGCCATATATACAAACCATACAGCCGTCCCGAAGTAGATACGCAAGGCTTGTACAGGGATCCTGTTTCGGTGAACGATACCCTGGTATCCGATACCGTCAATATGGCCAATCTACCCTGGGAGAAGGTTTTCACCGATCCTCAATTACAAGTGTTGATCCGCTTGGGTCTCGAAAGAAATACAGACTTGCAAACCGCTATGTTGCAGGTAAAAGAAGCTCAAGCCAGCCTGATGACTTCGCGTTTATCCTACCTTCCTTCTCTTACCCTTGCCCCCCAAGGCGGAGTGAGTAGTTTCGACCGGATGAAAGGCAGTTGGAGCTGGTCCCTGCCCGTTTCAGCAAGTTGGGAATTGGATCTTTTCGGAAAGATTCTAAATACAAAACGGGCGGCGAAAGCAGCCTTATTACGGAGTGAAGCCTATCGACAAGCTGTGCAAACCCAGGTTGTCGCTGCAATAGCCAATTATTATTACACCTTACTGATGCTCGACAAGCAGTTGCAGATCACAGAAGAAACTGCCGTATTATGGGGAGAAAATGTCGAGACCATGAAAGCGATGAAAGAGGCGGCGATGGTCAATGAAGCAGGAGTTGTACAAAGCGAAGCCAATTATTATATGGTGCTGGCTTCTATCTCCGACCTGAAAAATCAGATCCGGGAAACCGAGAATGCCTTATCCTTACTGTTGCGACAAGCTCCTCAGAAAATCGAACGCGGCAAGCTGGAGGACCAACAACTCCCGACAATACTGCATACCGGCGTCCCGGTACAATTGTTATCCAACCGTCCGGACGTCAAAGCGGCAGAAATGGCATTAGCAGGAACATATTATAATGCCAACGAAGCACGTGCTGCTTTCTATCCGTCGATCTCCATCAGCGGGACTTATGGATGGACCAATCAAGCCGGGAACACGATCATCAATCCCGGAAAAATGATTGCCTCGGCTATCGGTTCACTGACTCAACCTTTATTTTACCGGGGAGCGAATATTGCCCGCTTAAAGATTGCCAAAGCCCAGCAAGCAGAGGCGATGTTAAGTTTCGAACAAGCGATATTGAATGCAGGCGCCGATGTCAGCGATGCACTGAGTCTGTATCAATCGGCTGAAGATAAACGGATACAACGGGTGAAACAAATAAATTCATTGGAAAAATCGGTGGAGTATACACAGGAATTACTAACTTTAGGTACCTCTAATACGAATTACCTGGAAGTACTGACAGCACAACAATCGCTGTTAAACGCTCAGTTGTCCGGAATTTCCGATGAGTTCCAGCGTTTGC